TCTGCCGCTGAAGATCATCACGCGGAATCCAGGCGATCTCAGAGCCGACGTTCGGCTCGACGCCTACGAGATGCTGATGTACGAACTCAACCGAACTCACCTCGGCCAGGGGATGGACATCCGGTGGCACAATCAAAAGGAGATCGAGATCACCGACGCGGAGTACCTCGAAATGTGCGCGTGCAAGACTGGCTGTCTCAGTCGCATCGTGGCAAGACTGGCCGCGATCGTGACCGACAATCAGGGCGTCGAGCAGGCCGTCGCGAAGTACGCCGAAGACATGGCTATTGCCTTCCAGATCGCCGACGACGTGCTCGACGTGGAGTACGCCCTCGAGGAGGGCGGCGACTTCGGTAAGGGCGTCGGGAACGACATTCGGGAGGGAAAGAAGACGCTGATGGCGATCCACGCTGCGGAGAACGCACCCCCAGAGGACGCCGCGCGCCTCGAGGAGATTCTGTGGGCGGACGAGAACACGGACGAGGACGTCCGCGAGGTCGTCGAGATATTCGAGTCGGTGCGGAGCGTCGAGTACGCCCGATCGGTCGCCGAAGAGCTCTCGGAGTCGTCGAAAGCCCGCCTCGAGGGGCTCGATCTCGAACCCGAACCGGCGTCGAAGCTCGCCGCCTTCGCCGAGTTCGTCGTCGATCGTGACGTGTGAAGGGTTACTCGCCCTCGACGCCCGTCGCGCCGAATCCGAGTTCCTCGACGCCGCGAACGATCGCCGCCTGATCGGCGTCGGCCTCGTAATAGAAGACGATGTCGTACGTCGAGTCGCGAATCAGTTGTTGGCACTCCCAGACGAACTCCTCGCCGTCGAGCGTGAGCCCTTGGTGTTGGTTGACACCGAACCGATCGTCGTCGTTCCCCGAATAGACGTACGTGTCCGTCGGCTCGATGCCTGCGGCCTCGGCGATGACGTCGCCGATGTCGAGCGTCGCCTGGTGGAGTGTTGGCTCCTCCTCGTTCGTCAGTTCGGTGTCGACGATGACGCCGTTGAGCCGGATATCGCCGGGTTCCAACAGCGCCTTCGTCCGCTGATACAGATCGTCGTCGATGGCCTCGCTCATACCGAACCCATCGCTATCCGGAGTAATACAGGTCACGGTCCGTGGCGGTACTGCCCGCACCGCGCCGCTATCGAAGTGCTGTGCCGTTACTGGGGTCGAACGCCGCCTTACAGCCGATTGAGGTTCTTCGCGCGCGGGCCCTTGTCGGCCTGCTCGATGTCGAACTCGACCTCGTCACCCTCCTCCAGATCGGGGCCGCCAACGTCCTCCATGTGGAAGAACACGTCCTCGTCGGAGTCCTCGGTTTCGATGAAGCCGTAACCACCAGTATCGTTGAAGAAATCAACCACGCCTTTCGCCATTGCGTCCGGACGGACGGCGTTATGATATAAAAACTCTGCGGCAGTCGCGACGGTGACGGTATGTTGCCCCGCACAACCGACGAAAAACAACACTCATCCGTTCGCCCGCCCTCAGGCCGGATAGATGCGCCACCGGCTCCGGGGAGCGGTTCGACGGCTCTACGAACGACTGCTCGAGCGCGAGGTATCCGGCGTGCCGACGCACGTAGCCGTCATTCAGGACGGTAACCGCCGATACGCGCGCGAACACGGTGAGGAGAAGACGGCGGGACACCGCGCCGGTGCGGACACGACCGAACGGATGCTGGAGTGGTGTGCCGATCTCGGCGTCGAGGAGTTGACGCTGTACGCATTCTCCACGGAGAACTTCGACCGCCCCCGCGAGGAGCGGGAGGCGCTCTTCGATCTGATCTCAGAGAAACTCCGCGGGTTCGCGGACCGCCCCGAAGTGCACGACCGCGAGGTCAGGATCCGCGCGATCGGCGAGATACAGCGGCTCCCCAAACGCGTTCGCGAGGCGATCACCTACGCCGAGGAGCGCACCGAAGGCTACGACTCGCTCCGCTTGAACGTCGCGCTCGCCTACGGCGGGCGCGCCGAGTTACTCGGCGTCGCCCGCGAGATCGCCCACGAAGCCGCGAGCGGCGCGTGCGACCCCGAAGATGTCACCGTTTCGGAGATCGAAGCTCGTCTGACGACGGGGCCGACGCGGGTGGTCGATCTCATCATCCGGACCGGCGGCGACGAGCGAACGTCGAACTTCCTGCCGTGGCACGCGAACGGGAACGAGGCTGCGGTGTATTTTTGCACCCCGTACTGGCCCGAGTTCTCGCGCGTGGACTTCCTGCGGGCGATTCGGACGTACGAGTCCCGACAGGAATCCTGGCGGCAGACGCGCGCTCAGCGGGCGGCCGCGCTTATCCGGGCGGCCGGTGATATCGAGCGTAACGATACTACCGGGCTCGACGACGCGACGCACGGCGGAGAGGAGATCGAGGACCCGACCGATCCGGATTCCTCCGTCATCTGATCGGCAGTCACCGGCCGAACCGACGCTTCCGTTCTTGAAACTCGCGGACGGCACGCAAGAAGTCGCGCCGCCTGAGGTCCCGCCAGTTGACGTCGGTGAAGTATAGCTCGGAGTACACCGACTGCCAGATCAGGAAATCGGACAATCGTTCCGCGCCGGTTTTGATCACGAGATCCGGTGGCGACTGAAACACGAGCCGCCGTTCGATCTCGGATTCGTCCACGTCCTCTGGATCCAACGTTCCGTCCGCCGCGTCCCTCGCGATTCGACGGACTGCGGCGGCGAACTCCTGGCGACCGCCGAGTCCGATACTCACCTGTACCGGTGCGTCGGCCACGCTCTCCGCGCCGGGTTCGCGAATCGCGACGCTGCGCGGACTGTCGAGTTTCGACAGCGCCGCTCGAAGCGTCGGGATCACCGCCTCGTCGAGCACGCTGACATAAATCAACACCTCCTCGCCGCCAATCTCGAACGCCCACCGGAGGAACGACGCGAGCGTGTCGTACGCGCCCTGTTCGAGGAGGTCGTGCTCGGTGATGACAAGCGCGATCCGTTTCGGAACCCCACCGTCGCTCAGGCGGATCCGTGCGGCGAGATAGCGATCGTACAGTCCCACGAGCGGACGTTCGTCCCCGTCGGCCTGAACGTGTCGGTCCGCTCTTCGGGAAGGTTAAGTGATCAACGGGGATATCTCGGTGCGTGACCGGAGACATAGCGCGCGCCATCGGCTACCTCCTCGTCGGGAGCGCGACGCTCCTCGCTCCGGTCTTGGACGGGCGAGTACACGAAACGATCGCAGCCATCGGGACCATCGCTCCCTTCGCGCTGCTCGCAGCCGTCGCGCTCGTTTCGACTGATGGACCGCTGTTCGAACTCTTCGCCCGCGACGGCGATCGAGACGAGGACCGGCTACACAGTCTCGCATCGTTCTGCTTCGCCGTCGCGGCGTTGGCGTTCCTCTTCGTCGCGCTCGATCTTCCACTCGCCGCCTTCGTCGCCGCGGTGTTCGTCCTGACTGCGGGAAATCTCGGACAACGCGTCGTGGTCTCTCGCATTCCCACACCCGTCGCGGGAGCTTCGGCCTTCGCGGCGCTCGGAACGGTCGCCGCGACCGCGGCGGTGTTCGCCGCCGGACGGCTCGGTGGGACGGTGCCCACATCGCCGACCGTCCTCTTCGTCGTCGCGAGCGGCGCACTCATCGGTGCGCTCGTTCGGACGACGCTGTCACCGTTCGACGATTCGTTGGTGTTGCTGTCGGTCGGGCTCGTCATATGGTTCCTGCTCGGACTGGGTGTCGAGCCGTCCCTCGAACGGTTGGCAATCGGCTTGTCGGTGACGATCGCGCTGGGATACGTGGCCTACGCGCTCGGGACGGCCTCTGTCACCGGTACCCTGAGTGGGGTGTTGCTCTCGCTTTGGGCGATCGTCCTCGGCGGCTACGGCTGGTTCGCGCTCCTTATCACGTTCTTCGGCCTCGGCGGGCTGGCGTCGAAGTATCGATACGACGAAAAACTCGCCCGCGGTATCGCACAGGAGAACGAGGGTGCGCGCGGAGGCAGCAACGTACTCGCAAACTCCGCGGTCGCCCTCGTCGCCGTGGTCGCGTACGTCGCCGCAGAGGGAATGGGTATAGCCCCGGTCGTCTTCCAGTTCGCCTTCGCCGGTGCGGTCGCGGCCGCGCTCGCCGACACGTTCTCCAGCGAGTTCGGCGGCCTCTTCGACTCCCCACGGCTGATCACGACGCTCGAACCCGTCGCCCCGGGGACCGACGGCGGCGTCACGTGGCAGGGCGCAGTCGCCGGGGCGACCGGCTCGGGCCTCATCGCTGCGCTCGCGCTGTTCTTCTTCGATTTCGGCCCCTTGGCCACGTTCACCGTCTTCGGTGCGGGCGTCCTCGGGATGGTCGTCGATAGCCTTCTGGGCGCGACACTCGAGGGGGATCGAGTTGGAAACCAGACGGTCAATCTGCTCGCGACGCTCTCGGCCGGACTCGGGTGCGCGACGGTGGCACTCGTTCGCTTCGTATGATTCGCCCGCTGGAGCCGGCCGATCGTCCGACAGTCCGGGCACTACAAAGCCATCTTCAGTACGCGGATCCGGACTGCATCGACGCCGCAGTTCGCGGGCCGTTTCTCGGTCGCGTTGCCGTCGCCTGCGACTGGCTCGTCGGATACGCCCTCGCGTTCCCTGGCGATCCGGCGACCCTCACGGAACTCGTCGTCGCGCCCGACGCCCGTCGGGAGGGACACGGTCGAGAACTCGTCGAATCGGTCGTCTCTGCGATCGATACGGACCGGATCGTCGTCACGACACCGACCGGAAACCGCGGGGTGAGACGGTTCTACCGGAGACTCGGATTCGAGTGCGACGCCACGTGCGACGGATTTTACGCCGACGGCGCGGACGCGTTACGCCTCGCTCGGCGCGAGTAGCTGATCGACGGTCCGGATCCGGACGCTCGTCGGACGCTTGACGAACTCGCCCATCGACGCCGCGACCACGTGATCGACGCCGCGCTGGGCGGCGACGTCGAGGAGTTTCTGGCTCAACTCGGCGTCGACGACGATCGCCGTCGGCACCGTGGCTTCCTCGACCACGAGATCGAACGCGTCCGCCGCGTCACCGTCGGCGATCACGCCGAACTCTTCGTCGAGGAGTCGAACGCGCCCCGTCTCCTCGCCGATAACGGCGCGCGTGTGCTCCCGAAGCGTCCCCGAGTGCGACGCGTCCACCATCCCGTCGGTTTCTCCGTCGCCGACGTTACCGAGGGCTTCGACGGTCGATTCGGTAGCCCCCGTATCGTCGGATTCGGCATCCGCTTCGATCGGCTCCTGCTCGTCGCCTTCGGGGTCGCCTTCGGGCTCCGAGGGCGCGTCCGACTGTTCGAGTTGGTCGTACGGAATCTTCTCGCGGAGCGCGGTCATCACCTCGTGCCGGGCGAGGTCCTCGACGGAACGTCCTTCGGGGGCGGACGCGACGTGATCGATGTCGCCGACCTGGGCGAGTTCCCGCCGGATGAGCTCGCCGCCGCGATCGCCGTCGAGGAAGGTGGTAACGGTCTTCGATTCGGTCAGTTTCGCGATCGCGTCCGGAACGTCGGTCCCCTCGACGGCGACGGCGTTTTTGATGCCGTACTGGAGGAGTGTGAGCACGTCCGAGCGCCCCTCGACGACGATGATTGCGTCCGAGTCGGTGACGCGGGGGCCCGCGGGGAGCCCCTCGTAGTCGGTGATGTCCTCGATTCGGACCGACTCACGGACCTCCTCGACGAGGTCCCGACTGGAACGCATGGATTCGTCGAATGCGCTTCCGAGGAGCGATTTCGCGCGCTCGACGACCTCCCGGCGCTTGGCCGCTCGCACGTCCTCGATCTTTCGGACCTCGATCGTCGATCGGCACGGACCGACTCGGTCGATCGTTTCGAGCGCCGCCCCCAAGATTGCCGTTTCGACCTGGTCCAGGCTCGTCGCGATCGTGATTCGGCCGAACGACTGCCCGTTTTGGGAGTCGATTTCGACGTCGATCCGGCCGACTTTCGAGGCGTCCTGTAGCTCCCTGAGGTCGAGTTCGTCGCCGAGGAGGCCCTCGGTCTGTCCGAAGACCGCCCCGACGACGTCCGAGCGCTCGACGATCCCCTCCGCCGTGATATCCGCGTGTACGAGATATTTCGCTGTGTCTTGCATTGATGAACTGCCCGTCTCCGGGCGATGGTGGTGAATGTCGTTCCACGAGTCTCCTCATGGCCGTTTTAAATACGGCCGCTCGGACGTATAAATGATGCGGCCTGAGTCGAAACGCGTCGCTGTCGGCGCTGGCCGTCGCTGCACCGACTGCGCTACTCCTCGAGTTCCTCGTCGATGAACTCGTGTGCCCCCTCGAGTATCTCGCGCGGTCCGTCCTGAGTGATCGTGTTGATCGCCTGCTCGTAGTCGCGCCACTGCAGATCGCGGTGTTCCGACGAGAGCTCGGCCGACGCCTCGTAGGACTTCGCGATGAACAGGTGGACCGTCTTGTGGATCGTATTGCCGTTCGCTTCGAATACGTAGTCGTAATCGTCACGGAAGCCGTTCAATAGCCGGAAGTCGTCGATTCCGGCCTCCTCTTTCACCTCGCGGATAGCGGTCTGCTGTAGTTCCTCGTCGCCCTCGACGCCGCCTTTGGGAAACTCCCAATCACCGGGTCGGGACTTGAGTAGCAGGTACTCACGCCGGCCACGCGTATCGCGAAAGAGGATGGCTCCCGCGCTCGTGGCCTCTATCATTACCCAGTCGTAAACGGTCATGTTATAAATGGGTGTCGGAGGGCCGTGGTGACGGTGATTCGGATCGCCATCGACACGCCAACGACGATGGATGCGTTTTTAGCGGTCGAGCGTCCACGGATGCACATGCCTTTCGTCACCACGCTGATGCTCCAAAGCGGAGATCGAGACGTCCTCGAACGGATCGTCGGGGATATAAAACACCGAGCCGAGCGTAAAGGAGTCGAACTCCGCGGCCCACACGCCGAGTCACCGGCGGATATCTCGGTTCCGCAGTCAAAGCGACTCGACGCGGGCGGGCGGTCGTTTCGACACTGGGCGTATACGGTTTATGAACGCCGCATGGAGATCGTCGGCCACGACGAGTTCGCCCGCGATGTCGCCGGACAGGCGTTCCCCGAGGGGATTCACCTCGACGTCGACGTCGAACGCGTCTCCGCCCCCGGCAGTCGCTAGCTCGGGGGTGCCGAACCGCGGGGGCTTATACTGTGCGGGAACCACCTCCCTCCATGAGCGTCGAACGCGACCGATTGGTCGAACTGCGTAGGGAGTTTCACCGTCACCCCGAGCCCGGCTGGCGGGAGTTTTGGACCACCGCCAAAATCGTCTCCGAGGTCGAACGGATCGGCGTCGACGAACTCCACGTCGGCCGCGACGCGCTGGCCGACGAACGACTCGCGGTTCCGGATAAGGACGAACTGGAGGTGTGGATGGACCGCGCCCGTGAGGCCGGTGCCGACCCCGACGTGCTGGACGAACTTTCTGGGGGCTGGACCGGTGCCGTCGCGGTGGTGCATCAGGGCGACGGCCCGACCGTCGGGGTGCGGGTCGACATCGACGGGCTCCCCCGCGAAGAGTCGACCGACGAGCGGCACGAACCCGCACGTGAGGGCTTCCGATCCGAGACGGGCGCGATGCACGCCTGCGGCCACGACGCGCACGCGACGATCGGCCTCGGCGTCCTCGAATCGGTCAAAGAGAGCGACTTCTCGGGGACGTTCAAGCTGTTCTTCCAGCCCGCAGAGGAGATCATCGGCGGCGGCAAGCCGATGGCCGATTCCGGCCACCTCGACGACGTCGACTACCTCTTTGCGATCCACATCGGCCTCGACTATCCGACCGGCGAAATCATCGGCGGGATCGACGACTTCCTTGCAGTCACCCAGTTCTACACCACGTTCGAGGGGCATCCGGGCCACGCCGGCGCGCGCCCCGAGGAGGGCAGAAACGCCGTGCAGGCGATGGCGACGGCCATCGGCAACCTCTACGGTATCGAGCGCCACAGCGAGGGCGAATCGCGCGTCAACGCCGGTCGCGTCGGCGGCGGCACCGCGACGAACATCATCCCCGAGGAGGCGTTCATCCACGGCGAGGTTCGGGGCGAGACGACCGACATCCGCGATTACACCTTCAGACGGGCCAAACAGGTCTTCGAGGGTGCGGCCATCTCCCACGACTGCAGCGCGGACGTGACCATCGAGGGGGAGGCCCCCTCGGCCGAAAGCGACGAGGAACTGGTCGAGTCGATCCACGACGCCGCCCGAGCGCACCCGGACGTCGAGCGCGCGACCCGACGCGGCTCGATCGGCGGGAGCGAGGACGCGACGTTTCTCATGCAGCGCGTCCAGCAACACGGCGGGCTGGCGACGTACGCCTGCATCGGAACCGACCACCCCGGTGGTCACCACACGTCGACGTTCGACGTGGACGAGGATTCGCTCACGCTGGGCGTCGACGTCCTCACCGAGGCGATCGTCGAGGCTTCGAAGACGCGGCCGTAGCTACAGCAGGTATCGCTCTTGATCGTCGCTCATGTCGACGACTGAATCGGCGGCCTCGACAAGCTCCTCGGCCATCGATCCGCCGAACCCGAACACCTCCGTCCGGACGCCCTCGTGCCGGAGGTGCGTACACAGCCGCGCGAAGTCCCCGTCGCCGCTACACAGGACGAACGTGTCGATCTTCCCCGCGAGCGTGACCGCGTCGAGACACATTCCGAGATCCCAGTTAGCTTTCTGTGAGCCGTCGGCGAACGTCTTGATGTCCTTAATTTTTGTTTCGAATCCGATGCCGCGGAGCGCGTCGAAGAAGTCCTCCTCAGAGGGCGATTCGGCCCGAATCACGTAGGCGAGCGCCCGGACCAGTTCGCGGTCGTCGACGGCGGCGTCGAGCATCGCGGTGTAATCGACGTTACGCGAGTAAAGGCTGTGCGCCGCGTGATAGAGATTTTGTGAGTCCGCGAGAACGGCAACGCGCTGAGCCGCATGGATCGGTCGCATACTCGGACTCGTCCCGCGTCGGCTATATGTCTTGGCGTCCAGCGGCGTCGCGGGCTACTGGAAGCCGCGGATCGGCTGCGCCTGCGTGCTCTCGTCGCGATCGACTTCTTGGAGCCGCTTCGCTAACTGCTCTCTGGCCGCTTGGATCTCGTCGGCTTGGTCGACCAGTCGGTCGGTGCTCACGTCGATGCCCGCGATCGGCGTGATCCCGTCCTCGAGGACGACCCGCGCGGCCTCCGGATCGGGGAACCGCGGATCGGTCTGGGCGATGAGGCCGACTGCATCGAGCTCCGTCTCCACGGCTCGGTGCAACAGCGCCCCGGTCGGCCCCGAGATCAAGCCACCGCCGCTCGGTGGGACGATGTCGACGTCATCGAGCATCGACGCACCGTTTCCGGCCGCGACGCCGTAGAGTTTCGGAACGTCGGCTTTCTCCTCGGCCAGCCCGCTGATGTACAGCGGAAACGCGTCGCTCGTGTCGATCCAGCCGGTGACGCAGCTGGCGAACTCGGTCGCCTGTTTCGGCGACACCGGAACGTCGCTCTGGAGGACGACGAGATCCCGCGTCTCGTCGGCGTACAACCGCACCGGCGGCAGCAGGTCCGGCGAGTCCCCGCCGTAGACGGCGACGCGCGGCAGCCCCTCACAGAGCAGCGCGCCGTAGTACGCCATGTCGAACTCATCGACGAGGTGATCGGCGGCGATCTTCCCGACGAGACCGGCACCCGGAAGGCCTTCGATGAGCGTCGGCGACTCGAGTTCGATCCCCTCGTCGATAATCTGGATGCGTGCCATACGCCGACCGACGTGACCGAGCATCATAATAGTGAGCCGATCAGGGCATCGCCACGCCGGATCGCCGTTCCACGCGATCCGTGATCGACACCGACAAACCACCTCGGGGTCGACTGTGCGCATGGAGCCGCTTTCGAGATACGACCCCATCGTCGGCGACCCGTCGGCGTTTCACTCCGCCTGTGAGCGCCCGTTGCCGTCGGTCGTCCGGGTCAACGAGATCAAGGCGACGCCCGATCGGGTTCGACGGGCGTTCGACGAGGCGGACGTCGAGTACGCCCCCGTCGACTGGCACGACGGCCTCTTTCGACTCGGCGACGGCGAGTCGCCCGGGAACTCCTGGCCGTTCGTCCACGGCTGGGTGTACGGTCAAGAGGAGGTGTCCGCCGTTCCGGCGATCGCGCTCGACCCATCACCGGGCGAACGCGTCTTGGATTGCTGTGCGGCACCGGGAAGCAAGACCACGCAACTGGCCGCGCGGATGGACGACCGCGGCACGCTCGTCGGCAACGACAACAACCTCGGACGCCTGTCTGCGCTCCGGTCGAACGCCGAACGCTGCGGCGTGACGAACCTCGTCGTGACCAGACAGGACGCGCGGAACTTCTCGTTGAAACCGTTCGGTGCGGAGCCGTTCGATCGGACGCTCGTCGACGTGCCCTGCTCCTGTGAGGGGACGATCCGAAAGAATCCCGACGCGGTCGACAGCTGGTCGATGGATCACGTCGAGGGGATCGCCGGCGTCCAGAAGGGGATCCTCGAACGGTCGATCGAGATCACCCGGCCGGGCGGCACCGTCGTCTACTCGACGTGTACGTTCGCTCCCGAGGAGAACGAGGCGGTGCTCCAGTACGCGCTCGACCGCACCGGCTGTCGGCTCGTCGAGTACGACCTCCCGCTCGAACACGTCTCGGGACTCGTCGAGTGGGACGACGAGACGTTCGACGAGTCGATGCGGAAGGCCAAGCGGATCTACCCACACCACAACGACACCGGCGGATTCTTCTGTGCGAAACTGGAGGTGGGAGAATGAGCGGTGGCGACGGGGGCGGAACTGACGACGACGGCAACGTCGGACAACGATTCGATCGATTGCCCGAAACGGCAGCCGACCGCGAGGTCGAGGGCCGAGCGACCCGCGAGGCGGTCGTCGGCTGGTGGGTCGAACGCTTCGATCTCGACCCCGAGCGGTTCGCGGGGCACACGTTCTGGGAGAAGGGGTCGGGGAAGATCTGGGCGTTCGCCGGTGAGATCGACTCGCCGGCCGAAGTCGAGGGGCTCGGGATGACCTTTCTCCGAACCAGACAGGAACACTGGAAACCCACCACGGACGCGGTCCAGCGGTTCGGTCGCGGGGCGACGAAGAACGTCGTCGTCCTCGACGACGAGGACGCGCGAGCCTTCCTCCGCGGCGAGGACACCGAGCCCGAGTGGGACGGCGACTGGGGTTACCTCATCGCGGCCCACCGGATCGCGGGAGCGATCGAACCGATCGGCGTCGGGCTGTACATCTACGACGAGCTCCGATCGCAGATGCCGAAAGGGCGGCAGCGCGACCTCTAATCTCGCTCGGCGATCGTCCCGCCGCTGAGCCCCTCCCACTCGACCCGGTACCCGAGGCGGGCGAGAACCGCGCTGGTTTCCTCGATGCCGCGCTCGCCGAGCACCGTCTCCACGTCGTCGAGATCCATCCCTGCCTCCAGCTCCTCGGCAAGCGTCTCCAACACTGCGGGCCTGAGGAGCGTCCGGCCGACGCGTTCGTGGTCGGGAAAATCGACGGTCTCGATCGCGCGCTCGGGGACACCGCGTTCCTCGGCTAACACGGAGATGGCGATCACGTCAGCGTCGGGCGTCATCCGCGCTGGGAGCGTCGCGGCGCTTTCCGCGTGCAGTTCCGACTCGTAGGAACGCAAGGCGTCCCGAACGTCGGCGACGCTAACCGTCCCCGTGTACGGGATCGCGCGGTGGCCGAGCGCCTCGATGGCCTCGCCGACGCCGAGCGACTCGTCGTAGGCGACGAGGAAGGCAACGTCCTCCAGCGCCTCGAACCGCGAGAGTTTCTTTTCCACGTACTCCGGCGTCCAAAACCCCATGATCTCGAAGAAGACGCGGAAGTCGCCGTAGCGCCACTCGAAGGCGAAGTCGGGGATCACTGCGAACTCGCCGGCCTCGAGTGCATCTGGCTCCCGACGGAGTCGCCAATCGAGATCGAGCGCATCGAATCGGGCGTAAAAGTCCGACTCGACGCCGCTGTCGAAGGTCGGTTCGACGACCGGTTCGGCCGTCGGATGGGTGAGATCGTCCGAGTCGAGCCGGAGCGTCCGCTCGGTGCCTCGATCGTCGATCGTCGCTTCGAGGGTCCACTCGGCGGCCTTCGTGACCGTTCGGAGTAGCCGAGCGAACCGCGTCCCGTAGCGCCTCGACCGGCGAAAGAGTGCGTCGGGACCGGTAACGATCACGGTCCGCCCCTCGTCGGTTCGTCGGATCTCGTACATCAGCCGGAGCCGCTTGATCGCCGAGACGAGCGCCTTCGGCTCCGAGGTTTCGACCCGCACCGAGACAGCGTTGAACAGCGCCGTCTGCGCCAGCGAGAGGTCGTACTGCTCGCGGAGCGACTCGGGATCGTAGTTCGTTTCGATCGCGTAAAGAACCGACTCGATCTCCCGATCGGCGAACAGCGACGCGTCGACCTCGTCCGGGGACGCGTCGAGCCGGTCGGCGGCCGCGGCGAGCGCCTCGGTTCGATCCGCATCTGTCACGACGCCGACCGCCTCAGCGGCCTCGAAGGCGGCGGTTCGCGCGCGCCGCGGCGAGACGGGGGCCTCGACGG
This genomic window from Natronomonas salsuginis contains:
- a CDS encoding LabA-like NYN domain-containing protein, whose product is MRPIHAAQRVAVLADSQNLYHAAHSLYSRNVDYTAMLDAAVDDRELVRALAYVIRAESPSEEDFFDALRGIGFETKIKDIKTFADGSQKANWDLGMCLDAVTLAGKIDTFVLCSGDGDFARLCTHLRHEGVRTEVFGFGGSMAEELVEAADSVVDMSDDQERYLL
- a CDS encoding proteasome assembly chaperone family protein, giving the protein MARIQIIDEGIELESPTLIEGLPGAGLVGKIAADHLVDEFDMAYYGALLCEGLPRVAVYGGDSPDLLPPVRLYADETRDLVVLQSDVPVSPKQATEFASCVTGWIDTSDAFPLYISGLAEEKADVPKLYGVAAGNGASMLDDVDIVPPSGGGLISGPTGALLHRAVETELDAVGLIAQTDPRFPDPEAARVVLEDGITPIAGIDVSTDRLVDQADEIQAAREQLAKRLQEVDRDESTQAQPIRGFQ
- a CDS encoding RsmB/NOP family class I SAM-dependent RNA methyltransferase, which encodes MEPLSRYDPIVGDPSAFHSACERPLPSVVRVNEIKATPDRVRRAFDEADVEYAPVDWHDGLFRLGDGESPGNSWPFVHGWVYGQEEVSAVPAIALDPSPGERVLDCCAAPGSKTTQLAARMDDRGTLVGNDNNLGRLSALRSNAERCGVTNLVVTRQDARNFSLKPFGAEPFDRTLVDVPCSCEGTIRKNPDAVDSWSMDHVEGIAGVQKGILERSIEITRPGGTVVYSTCTFAPEENEAVLQYALDRTGCRLVEYDLPLEHVSGLVEWDDETFDESMRKAKRIYPHHNDTGGFFCAKLEVGE
- a CDS encoding DUF7122 family protein; translated protein: MSGGDGGGTDDDGNVGQRFDRLPETAADREVEGRATREAVVGWWVERFDLDPERFAGHTFWEKGSGKIWAFAGEIDSPAEVEGLGMTFLRTRQEHWKPTTDAVQRFGRGATKNVVVLDDEDARAFLRGEDTEPEWDGDWGYLIAAHRIAGAIEPIGVGLYIYDELRSQMPKGRQRDL
- a CDS encoding DUF790 family protein; the encoded protein is MLTKDLLRVSRAGGGYQPRFTDPSDEALAARVLGVYQGHVGESKRDLDDALAELEREADDFKLVRGFAKLIHRDARFAVEAPVSPRRARTAAFEAAEAVGVVTDADRTEALAAAADRLDASPDEVDASLFADREIESVLYAIETNYDPESLREQYDLSLAQTALFNAVSVRVETSEPKALVSAIKRLRLMYEIRRTDEGRTVIVTGPDALFRRSRRYGTRFARLLRTVTKAAEWTLEATIDDRGTERTLRLDSDDLTHPTAEPVVEPTFDSGVESDFYARFDALDLDWRLRREPDALEAGEFAVIPDFAFEWRYGDFRVFFEIMGFWTPEYVEKKLSRFEALEDVAFLVAYDESLGVGEAIEALGHRAIPYTGTVSVADVRDALRSYESELHAESAATLPARMTPDADVIAISVLAEERGVPERAIETVDFPDHERVGRTLLRPAVLETLAEELEAGMDLDDVETVLGERGIEETSAVLARLGYRVEWEGLSGGTIAERD